The genomic interval GGGAGGGCCTCTGGGCCGACCAGCCTGACGATTTCCTCTAGCTCTGCTTCTTGCTGCAGTACGCGTAGCGCCGCGCCACGTGTCTCCTCCCAGCCTCGGTCGAAGGCGTTCCACCAGTCCTTCACGGCATCAACGTACAGGCTGTAGCTTGTGAGCCAGCTGATCGCCGGGAAGTGCCTCTTGTTGGCGAGCCCCACATCCAGCGCGAAGAGCGCGTCCACGATGCGCAGCGTGTTCTGGGTAACGGGCTCACTGAAATCGGCTCCTGGCGGGCTGACTGCTCCAACAATCGTGACCGACCCTGTGCGGTTCGGACCGCCGAGGCAGTCAACCATGCCGGCTCTCTCATAGAATCCGGAGAGTCTGGACCCCATGTATGACGGGAAGCCTTCCTCCCCCGGCATCTCCTCAAGGCGCCCGCCCATCTCCCGCATCGCCTCGGCCCATCGCGACGTGGAATCCGCGACAAGCAGGACGTTGTAGCCCATGTCGCGGTAGTACTCGGCCATTGTCACTCCAACGAAGATGCTTGCCTCTCGCGCGACGACTGGCATGTTGGAGGTATTGGCTATGAAGATCTCTTTTTCCTGAAGGAGCCTCCCGCTCTTTGGCTCCTTGAGCTGTCGAAAACTGTACAGCACGTCAGCCATCTCGTTGCCCCGCTCACCACAGCCCACATAGATGTTAAGAGCGGTGTCAGCCCAGCGCACGAGCTGCTGCTGCGCCACGGTCTTGCCTGTGCCGAATCCACCGGGGATTGCGGCCTTGCCGCCCATCGCCAGGGGGAACATGTAGTCGAGAATGCGCATGCCTGTCGTGAGCAGTCCAGAGGGGTTCTGGCGCCTGAGGTATGGCCGCGGCTTGCGTACGGGCCACTCCTGCATGAGCGTAAGCTCCTGCGTCTTGCCGTCGTTCTCGACGACTGCCACCTTCTCCTCGACAGTGTATTCGCCTGCCTTTATCTGCTTTATCGTGCCACTGATGCCGAGGGGCACCATAATCTTGTGTTCGACGAGAGGAGTCTCCGGTACAGTCCCTATGATATCGCCGTACTCGACCACATCGCCGACTTTGACCGTAGGTGTGAATTGCCACTTAACGTCACGAGGGAGGGCCGGCGACTTGGCGCCGCGCTTGATGAAGGCCCCGGTCTTCTCGGCCATCGGCAGAAGAGACTTCTGCAGGCCGTCGTAGATGGACCCCAGGAGGCCGGGACCCAGCTCCGCGCTGAGGATTCTGCCTGTGGGGCGAACGTCCTCGCCCGTCTTCAGACCGAGGGTTTCCTCGTGCGCCTGAATAACTGCCTTGTCTCCCTCGAGGCCTATGACCTCCCCAACAATGCCGTCTTGCCCTATCTCGACAACCTCATACACCTGCGAGCCTCTCATCTCGTTGGCGATAACCAGAGGTCCGGATACCCTCCAGATCTTTCCCATGTCTGTAACCTCCTAAGACTGCTCGACTCGGTTCACGGCGGCAGGCTGCTCCCGGCTAGATTTCGATATCGAAGCCCAGGAATTCGCGACAGAACCGCTTGTAATAGCTGACGACGTCGGTGCGCTTCGTCCCCTGCTTTGACGGCACTTCGACTACGACCGGCAGAACGCTCTTGCTCTGCCTCATCTGTGCAACCACGTCGCCTGCAATGGCTGCGAATTCCTCGAGAAGTACAACGACGCCTACCTCGTGGTCGGAGACATACTCCCGCAGTGTGCTTCGTACTTCCTCGGCTGCGTTGCGCTCGCCGGGTATGACGTGAGTCTTTCGGACGCCCGCCAGCCGCAGCACACTCACCAACTCCTGGTCGCCTATGACGGCGACCTCCAGATTCCTGACAGAGGACTTGTTCATAGCAGCAGGTACCTCTTGACCTCTTCAACGGCTATGCCGTCGTAGATAGCCTTCAACAACAGTCTGAGATTCCTCAGCTCGATTTCCTTGAGAATCAGATACCATGCCATCACGAGAGGTGACAGTGCCCTCGGGGACAGCAGAGCGCGCAGCGTTGCATACTTGTGTTTCTCAATCACTTCGTCGATGACGGTGACTGACTTCGACTTGTCGTAGGCGCTGGCAATCTCGTTTGCGATGTCC from bacterium carries:
- a CDS encoding V-type ATP synthase subunit F; this translates as MNKSSVRNLEVAVIGDQELVSVLRLAGVRKTHVIPGERNAAEEVRSTLREYVSDHEVGVVVLLEEFAAIAGDVVAQMRQSKSVLPVVVEVPSKQGTKRTDVVSYYKRFCREFLGFDIEI
- a CDS encoding V-type ATP synthase subunit A encodes the protein MGKIWRVSGPLVIANEMRGSQVYEVVEIGQDGIVGEVIGLEGDKAVIQAHEETLGLKTGEDVRPTGRILSAELGPGLLGSIYDGLQKSLLPMAEKTGAFIKRGAKSPALPRDVKWQFTPTVKVGDVVEYGDIIGTVPETPLVEHKIMVPLGISGTIKQIKAGEYTVEEKVAVVENDGKTQELTLMQEWPVRKPRPYLRRQNPSGLLTTGMRILDYMFPLAMGGKAAIPGGFGTGKTVAQQQLVRWADTALNIYVGCGERGNEMADVLYSFRQLKEPKSGRLLQEKEIFIANTSNMPVVAREASIFVGVTMAEYYRDMGYNVLLVADSTSRWAEAMREMGGRLEEMPGEEGFPSYMGSRLSGFYERAGMVDCLGGPNRTGSVTIVGAVSPPGADFSEPVTQNTLRIVDALFALDVGLANKRHFPAISWLTSYSLYVDAVKDWWNAFDRGWEETRGAALRVLQQEAELEEIVRLVGPEALPDGDKLLLLVARMIREDFLQQSAYSDADTYCGPGKAGLMLKTILKFHEMAQDMLNGGAGYDTIRSSPIVYRISRMKEITNEDFQEKCKELWAEMDETLVARTRA